The genomic window TACACGACGAAGTTGAAGACCGTACTGGTCCTCCGCGTCAGCGCGTCCTGGCGCTGCATCCGCGCCCGGACCCGCTCTTCCACTGTCTCATCGTCCAGCGGTGGGCAGCTCTCGCTGATCAGTGCCTGCGCGTACTCCTCGGTCTGGAGCAGGCCCGGGATGAGCAGCGGCTCGTACCAGTTCAGCGCGATCGCTTCCGCCTCGATCGCCATGTACTCCTGCGACCTCGCCGGAAACGGCTCCGGCTTCAGATACTCCAGTGCCGCCAGTAACTTCCCCTGCGCCCCGCACATCTGGTCCGCGATCTGGAGCAGCCGTGCGCTCGGCTTGCGGCGGCCCTGCTCCATCGACTTGATCGTCTCGTACTCGTAGTTCGCCTCTTTGCCCAGCTCCTCGCGGCTGACC from Streptomyces sp. FIT100 includes these protein-coding regions:
- a CDS encoding helix-turn-helix transcriptional regulator; its protein translation is MTETWRYCGNQIKLWRTEAGVSREELGKEANYEYETIKSMEQGRRKPSARLLQIADQMCGAQGKLLAALEYLKPEPFPARSQEYMAIEAEAIALNWYEPLLIPGLLQTEEYAQALISESCPPLDDETVEERVRARMQRQDALTRRTSTVFNFVVYEAALRTLVGGEQAMRHQLQHLLEAGKLRNTSIQVLPMGRCSGLALMGSIVLLETSEHEHYAYSEVQTTSALYSEPAKVSELSQRHGMIRMHALCIEDSVEFIRKVAEEL